TCACCCTTGAGAGTGACTTGTACATGGATTCCTAGCCTTATTGATTTCTAATCCTCAAGGGGGTGCGAAGGGGTTTCTATGACACCACACATTTTAATTCGTCCCCATTATCAAGTGAGAAGTCGCTAATGATGTTATATGTGTAATATATTTGAGGGAATACATTCCTTGCCATGATTAAGTATAACATGTGTTGTTATATGGTATAGATCATTTTTTTTGTTAGTTTGCAATTTaacttatatataaatttttaggCATGACGTAATAAGTGTGATCCATTCACCTATAGAAGcatgccatttggtttgattaatgtTGGTACAAATTTTCAATGTGTCATGGATATTCCTATAAGGACCTGATAGGAAAATGTATAAAATCTACACGAATGATCTCAGTATTTTCTAAAAGAATAGTGAAGGTCATATATCAAACATGAGGAAAGTATTGCAAAGATGTGTAGAACAAATGAAATATTTTGACCAATCCTAGCAAGTTCTTTTTTGGTGTCAACGAATGGAAATTTATTCTATATGTCATTTTAGAAAATGACGTCTCCATTAATCCTAATAGAGTTAGTGCCATCATGAACTTAAAATTATTAGTTATTAAAAATGAGCTAAAACATTACTTCAAAtgataaaattatttgtttagaaaTTTCATCATGGTCTTTTGTAAGATTGTTCACTCATTGAAAGTTGTGCTTAAGAAATACAATACAATAAAGTGGATTGCTAAGGAAAATAATACCTTCAAGGACATAAAAGAGATATAATTGATGCCCCAATGTTGACGATTCCTTATTATAGTAGGCCATTTTCATCTATTCCTTTGCATCAAAAAATAAATGTGCAACCATCCTACTTAGAAGAATGAGGCAAAAGAGGAAAATTCTATCACTTTTATGAGCACACCTTTCACAGGCATAGAACTAAGATATCTAAATATAGAGAAACAAGCTTTGGATTTAGTTAAGACTAAGAAGAAAATTAAGCATTATATATTGAGAAGTGAAGTGAACACCATTGTGCCTGATTCTATAGTGAAGATCTTATTAATGTAGAGAAAacccacactagtacatttgggcctaatttccgacgGACAATTGTCGATAGTTCGACGACACCACGTCGGACTTCCAACAAATTAAACCGTCGAAAAGTCATTGTCGATCTTTCCAACGATTCCATTGGCATTGGAATTTTGACAACATTATGAACTCTTCCGATGACCAAAAATTTACATAGATTACCGTTAGAATTTTGAcggatgctatgttttctcctcgatGACTATCCGACAAGGAAGTGATGTCGGATATACAACATtcttgttggatgtttctttagttatcatcggaattctgacggtaTCACATcctgtgggtcagacggctttgctgTCGGtacatgaaagcattgaacaagttctacttttaaaaattgtataaaattttatttatttatttgattcaatgttatttgcaaaaaaagatcatcaatgatgtttcctttctccaagaattatctaggatctttccatcagataatatgtaacatccaatgactaaatcttttctttaaaaatgcttattttatttaattatcatctgtgtgaattataatttatatctatgcggaagcaaaagatacaagctaaagactcatgcacaagtaaattttgtaaaagaaagcaagtaagcattatcttgaatgacatggaaacaagctcatcaactgcctagaagagagcaattggagaaaaatagaggaaagtgttaaagggtgataaatacatagagagtatgcaatacaaacaagcaATGTATGGAGtttgtgatgtgacgtctctaatttatgtccgaagggactaactggttttggaattctTGGGAAAAAttttgggccatgcttggaggaaatcaatgtgttcatgcaaggaccacctttttcctattatgagaatgatgcttttgcaccgaaggatatttggaaggcaatatccaaaaatttctatattgtggaactagagttggcggactcgaagtacttttcagcttccagaagaccaagaggttatgtacacaatctcccaatagaagggcgatttcaagcattacctctcccccccatgactattcgggaagcacttccttagacaaaggactattggcctccatgggatcaaagaaaaaaattgaagcatagactctagacgatgtggtggtgtccttcgtgaagaactctgcactataattaaaaattcatgagggaaactgcaagatagtgaatagaattacatttttgaaaaatgggaagaatggatcttggtttgggtggggctaggtcagatggttcctctagaggttgacgagatataaatcatattaggatttgaaaaagatcacactcgtggaactttgtgtgcgactgatcgattgcgctatttgggtaatgcattccaaatagagacaattgcataccatttaacTGTATGCATgagtatctatttggaatgcattacccaaacaatgcaatcgatcagtcacacatgaagttccaatagtgtgatctttttcaaatcctaatattatttctatctcgtcaacctctagaggagccacctgacctaatcccacccaaaccaagatccattcttctcacttttcaagaatgtatttctattcactatcttttagtttccctcgtgaatttttaattacagtgcagagttcttcatgaaggacaccacgaCATCATCTATAgtctagcaattcaatttttttctttgatcccatggaggccaatactCCTTTGTtcgaggaagtgcttcctaaatagtcatgggggggagaggtaatgcttgaaatttcccttctattaggagattgtgtacataacctcttggtcttctagaagccgaaaagtacttcgagtctgccaaatctggttccacactatagaaattttcggatattgccttccaaatatccttcgatgcaaaagcatcattctcataatagaaaaaaggtagcccttgcatgaacacattgatttcctccaagtgtggcccaataggtttcccaggaattccaaaaccagttagtccctccagacataaattagagacgtcacatcacacactccagacattgtttgtttgtattgcatactctctatgtatttatcaccctttaacactttcctcttcttttctccaattgctctcttctaggcagctaatgagcttgtttccatgtcattcaagataatgcctgcttgctttcttttacgaaatttacttgcacatgagtctttagcttgtatcttctgctttcgcacagatataaattttaattcacgcttagatgataattaaataaaataagcatttgtaaagaaaatatttagtcattggatgttacatattatttgacagaaatatcctagatccaattcttggataaggaaacatcattgataaactttttttcaaataacactgaatcaaattaattaaaaatgtttcatgtaatttttaaaagtataactcatgcaatgctttcatgcaccgatgacaaAGCCACCCGACCCACAACATTattcataatagaacaaatcactataataggctattataaagaatctatacaaaaatatgaaagaacattaaattaccattacaaacccataaaccattaaatagtgaaaatagatataaatttgtaaatgtctccctacaaacaccacaaccataaccaaaacaaaaaaaattcttacccactacttagtttttgcgagtaagaatttttttgttttggttatggttgttttgtcaaataggtttgaatataccttgaagtgtgcaatatggaaggtttgtattcttaatctcctgcccatttcttaatttaaaagatgatatctttattaaatatctcctctattttggaggtagacatctttaggaaaatatctcttcctccctctttaaaatgatccctttagatctaatctaaaaatgcttaaaattgaacatgataccttgatgaatctttcttgaatcctcacacaaggttttaggatgtcatgcagactattgatcatgaatgttgtgctttaacttgaattgtccttcaatgcttgatgaatgcttgattgcttgttcacttggaattgaattgattttataattaagagatcacttgaattgtaggtagaccccttcaaatgatagtgtaggcttccttttatacctaatcatacataaagtgtttgatttttttctcacacatgaggcaagaaatgaggggtcatattttgggtcccaatcacgagtaccAGGAAACCTAAGGCgtcctagtcttgtcaatttaggatgtgacatgctaaagtgggcatcaatatCTCAAGATCAGATgaaccttaagtgattgtctcccttgcatatgatttgtttgggtgataaacttcaccattctactcacaagaattttattaagtctcaaatatagggatcataacttattaatgatgcagtgaaagtccttcatgaaggacttctagaagtatttttggatgagtctttgtcaagtgcagagaaaaaacaattgatgattaatggatttaaggaacattctttcaaattggaagccaaagttttgaaggatgtagagaagaaggtggaagagaaaagactagaagttttggtgattagatgtgcaacaacacatatccaactacaagaaagcataatcttctttttagaaaagtgtaaaggatgtagtggcaacatacatgttttaaaggcaatggcctaaatatatactaaggatattaagggtcacatagatattatagcatcacaaactgtacaactatccaatactatagacatgaagaatgatgcagaaggaaacaaaagccttcaaatagaaaacttgtatatgcaactaaatccattgactaatcaaaagaacaaaattaagaaaaaaggtggcgtCAAATGGAAAAAGTTATATTTCAtaacacacaacttttcaaatctattaaaaaatatatatgtataaaaaatagttaaaaatacatccatgcactaaagtttgaagttatcaatatacacaaaaaattgaagaaaaaaaggtaaaatttactatataatgTGTGAcaccttgtgtaacttcaatttcaacattttatcagcaactaaatttagtgtctactttataaaaaactatattcaaataattttctattttttttttaaaatacaaaaatgaaatacactaaaaaaatataaatgtaattagtttacatcatttcaaaattcaaaacatatatgtcACTAagttctattgattcaatttaaaaagttcaatCAACGTTGGCTATTTCCTTTATAATAGTGTAACACAACTTTGTGATTCTACCTAAAATGATTATACAAGCTTCGTTATATTCAGAAAAAGTTGAAAAAAGGAATTAGCAAAACAATTTTTCTTTAGGGACTACACTTGAAGAGGAAAATAGAGCACATAATCTTAATGTTTCTAGATTGTGCATTGTTGAATATTGGGTTACACCATCTACCATTCTTGATGTGCAATATGTCAAGTGAAAGTTAAAAATTATTGGAACACGCCATACTCATGATAAATACATCCCCTTGCATTTTCCCCAATGTGTTGTTTCCAAAGAAGGATATGACATGGCACTTATGTGTGGATTATAGAGGTCCAAATAAAATCACTACAAAAAAAAGAGATTCATTGCCtcaaattgatgatttattagattAACTTTAGTAGGTAAGGTTATTTAATAGAGTGGATTAAATTTAGATTGTTATTAATCCTAGTTGAAGGACCTGACAATATATAGATAATGAAATTTGAGGCCAAGAAAGGGCTTTATAATTGGTTGGTACTACCATTCAAGCTATACAATACTTTAAAAACTTTATAcggttaatgaatgaggtattaaatgtTATTTATTAAATTGTTGTGTTATTATATTGTTACCAATTTTATCCTTTTCATGATTAAAATTGCCTAATGGCAAAGGGGTGGGTCTTGTTAGGAAATTTACTATTTCtagtaaatttaaaattaattatcttAGTAATCAATTTTAGTAAATTGATTATGTAAAGTACCTTAAGTTTTGGCAGTAAATAAGCTTTCAAACCACATTAGGAAAGTCAAAAAGGGGTTTCCACATGGTCTTGTGTCAAAGTAGTCAAATTCTCAGAATCTCTTTTGGAGGGAGATTTGAGTTTTATTTCAATAGAACCAAATCTCAGTTGATCCCGTGATTAGAAAGAAGAAAATCTCAGGTTTACAAAGGGTTATCTGTACTTTCAAAGAGAGAAAGCCCTAGCTTTTATTAAGTCTTAGTTCAAGCTATGATGGTGGCCATGGATAAGGATAAAACTCTGagtttaaaagaaaaaatatagtGAGAGAAATAGTTCGAGCAACAGTCTTGTCAACAAAAGCTTCAAATATGGAGGAAAAGAGCCATGCTTCAGTTTTCAAAAGTAATGCAAGATCAGGGAAATCTTATAATAAAGATAAACAATGAGTTAAGGCTTCGAATCCAATCTAAATATCTTGACTATGCCTTGGATGTATATTTATTATGTGTAAAGGGTTTATTATTTCCAAAGCATCATGCAACTCTTTCAAAGGGTTTTCTATTCATTTGTGAAAAGACTGTATTATTCATTATACTCATACTTTGATGCATATCAAGTTCTCTTGTCATGCCTATTGTATTCATTGTCCAAAGAGGGTAGTATTATTATTCTCTTAGAAATAATGCACTGTTTAGTAGTGGTAGACTGTCAGGAAAGGTTTCAATAACATCTCCCCAAAGGATGTTTTAGTTGAATGTGCTAAGAATTTAATCATTAGAGCAAAAAGAGAGCCTTAAGGCTGTAATGGTGACAACCCATGGGATAGAGGTTTAAATTCTACAAGTAAAGATATCAGTAAAAAGAGAGAACAATGGAATCCTATAAAAGGGTTAAAGTAGCAAAATGAAGTATGAGTAGCTAGTAAGCCGTCTGAAGGCATTTGTGTAGCAAAgttaataaaaagaacaatcatagTAATCAAGGGTATTCATTGAAATTAAAATATCTCTTCCAACCAAGATGATCTTCCAAAGAACAACTAAGGGTATTAGAAGCAAGAGATGAAATCTGATGAGGCACCAGACtagaaggataaccttgaaccaaccaacctctaaggctcgcAAACTCAACCAAAACCCTACTACCAAAGGGTCCTTACATAAAACCAAGTTAAtaaatggttcaatgacactaaaAAATTCCTTAGGAGACTCAATGGCTCCAATATGTCCACTTATAAAATACTCTtaagtcttgtgtgactacacacacccttgcatacacgagtgggctactactaggctttaggggtttgaatggcccacttgatcGAGTCAATACAAAAACCCTTGGAGGGGTTTTATCACAACAcattaacacaaatgaaataggatttcatggtttagacccaccgaaacatcaattttgactcacttgcccacaaacaaaaccaattgcaattaggcctccatttgaaggaattagGTGATAACTTTCGACACCCTGAGGATCtaggaaaaaatatatatatttttagatacccttttgggagtaaaATAACATTTGTCAAAATTAGGTATGAATCCTTTGGACAAACTGTATAGACCAGTACCTTACAACTttccaactaggcccaattagcccactTTTTCAAAGCAACTACCAACATATCAACTCCCATCAATTCCAAACCTTGAAAAAGTCTTAATAAATGTCTCCAAACATCGTATTTTATAGATTTCATGTGGTTCCATGCTGATCTACCCAATCAAACACTTAACCCCTATTTTTAGGAACCCATGCCTAGGGTTTTTAGAAAATcacacttccaaacactttgagacCTGAAAAAAGGATAAAACACCTTCTATCCAACCTGAATACACATAATACACCATAAAATATTACCCTTATTAAATGAAATCCTTTAGACCTTCACATGGCACTGGTTACTCACTAAGTCAACTTGTGACTCTCCACCCATAAGGCACTCTCCTTACATGTTCATGATCTTCCCTGCATTCTCAACAACAAAAACACTTATAGTACACACTATAGACTCATCCTAAAAGATACAAAAGTTACATAAAGTAGGATGAGTCAATTTCACATTTTTGACTCTCAAAACCCTTCAAAACTGTCACCTGCACCAGTATTTATGACAGTCAGTATAAATGGATCAAATTTGAGTTTAAAAACTTCAATAACAACACCACATAAAATAATAAACCCTAATTTAAATTTAACAATCCATGATCAATCAAAATTGAAGCAAATAGATGAGAGTCTCAGTCCAAATAAGGTAAGATTTTAACCAAAATGTGCAGGAAACCGTGAGTTTTTATTGAAAATCAAAGACTATTACATTTGCATCTGAATCCCTCCTCATTTTTTGGCATGGAAACCAATTTTTAAATACACACTCTTCATGAAAACTGACAACCAAATcctaaccacccatacaaccaccttATAGACATTACATCCCTAATTTGTTGTCaacttgacacttttagttgtcaattggtAAGTTTTAATTTTTCTTGCTACATGACTTTAATTAATCATTCCATTACAACAATAGGGTCATATGAGACTTTATGAGACACAAAATTCTTATTAAACtcctattctacccattgaaccccattacattattcattttgacatcattttgccCACATGACAgcttttgacaacttattacaaaatgactcgatagatgaacaatatgacttcaaaTGGCATTATTAGCCATGATTACAATAGCTAATGGTCAAATTAACCTTACATCTCAAATAAATCATACATCTtaattatggcctcatggtggccaatcttgtcttgggtgctcctgcaccacacttCTGAGGGTTCAAAATTCCCAAGTCCCCTTGGATACACCTGAAAAACACACATtagagaaacaaaacaaaaaattcatcTTGACTTTTGGTTTGTACTTGGCCTCCTTCTGAAACCATTCCCTTGCTTATCCTTTATTCACTTGCAACCGCTCTACCTCCTTTATCTTCACTCTTGGTTTGTCTCCACTTGGAAAAAGTAGTACCACCTACTATCCTTTTCCATCCATCAGCAACTTCATCATGCTCAACATCACTAACACTGCTGCATACACCTGCAACCCAATCAATTTCATCACCCAAAGACATTTCTTTGTCTTGGTAACATCAAAACACTCAATCTCCATGCTTGGGGAATGCACTAACTCTCTGGCCTTCTCATGGCCTACCACCATCATTTCTTCATCCTTATTCTCTTTCCTTGATACCATCTCATCCTTCCCATGCCATTCCTCTTGGCATACCAACTCATCATCTATCTTCATCACTACATCATTAGCCTCACAAATTGCTATCATAGGAGTACTTTGCTGCTTTGTACTCTTTTCCACTCTCAATGGAAATAACACAGTCCCAATCATGACTACCTCATCATTCTAAAGCCCTTCAAGAATTGAATCCTTTCTTTCCTCATCAACATCTTTGTCTTCCATCTTTGTTTCAACATCTTTAACCTTTTCATCACTAGGTTCCTCATCTTCTTGTTGTTGCACCTTGCACTCTTGCCCTTCCAATGGACAACTTACTTCTTCCTTAAAATATTCATCCTTGAAGTCTTCTTTTgcatcttcaaaatcttcttctaaAGCCTCAAGTCCTTTTTTCATCTCTTCAAATTCCAAGTTCCATCTTCTCACTTCTTGCTTCAATACTGCTATCTCTTTATCaagtttcttttgcctctttctctttttcctttcctCCTTTGATTGCAAATGTCTTCTTAACACTTCCATCTTTGATATTATTCTCCTCAACTAGAAAAAATGTTCAAGGACCTAATCCCTTTCTCTAttaccaatatgatgaggaggcaatagactggaaggataaccttgaaccaaccaacctctaaggctcacaaactcaaccaaaaccctactaccaaagggtccttacaaaacaccaagtcaagaaatggttcaatgacactaaaAAATGCCTTAGGAGACTCAAGGAATCCAATATGTCCACTGAAAAACAACTAacactctcaagtcttgtgtgactacacacacccttgcatacgtgagtgggctactactaggctttaggggtttgaatggcccacttgaccaattcaatacaaaaaccaatggaggggtgttctcacaacatattaacacaaatgaaatagtatttcatggtttagacccaccagaacatcaattttgactcacttgcccacaaacaaaaccggttgcaattaggcctccatttgaaggaatcgggtgataaatTTCGACACCTTGAGGAACTaggcaaaaaaattatattttcgaaTACCCTTTTTGGAGTAAAATAACATATGTTAAAATTAGGTATGAATCCATTGCACAAACTGTATGGACCAATACCCTGCAACTttccaactaggcccaattagcccactTTTCCAAAGCAGCTACCAACATATCAACTCCCCTCAATTCCAAACCTTGAAATAGTTTTAATATATATATCCAAACATCATATTTTATATGTTTCATGAGGTGCCATTCTAATCTACCTAGCCAAACACTTAACCCTTGCTTTTAGGAACCCACACCTAGGGTTTTCACAAAATcacacttccaaacactttgagacCCGACCAAAGGATCCAACACCTTCTATCCAACCTGAATACACATAATCCACCATAAAATATTACCCTTATTAAATAAAATCCTTCAGACCTTCACATGGCACCGGTTACTCACTATGTCAACTTGTGACTCTCCACCCATAAGACACTCTCCTTACATGTTCATGATCTTCCCTGTATTctcaacaacaaaaaaaacttaTAGTACACATTGTAGACTCATAATAAAAGCTAGAGAAGTTACATAAAGTAGGATGAGCCAATTTCACATTTTTGACTCTCAAAACCCTTCAAAATTGTCACCTACAACAATATTTAGGATAGTCAGTATAAATGAATCAAATTTCAGTGTAAAACCTTCAATAACAACACCAAACTAAAGAATAAAC
The nucleotide sequence above comes from Cryptomeria japonica chromosome 11, Sugi_1.0, whole genome shotgun sequence. Encoded proteins:
- the LOC131053389 gene encoding uncharacterized protein LOC131053389 — its product is MEVLRRHLQSKEERKKRKRQKKLDKEIAVLKQEVRRWNLEFEEMKKGLEALEEDFEDAKEDFKDEYFKEEVSCPLEGQECKVQQQEDEEPSDEKVKDVETKMEDKDVDEERKDSILEGL